The proteins below come from a single Salinilacihabitans rarus genomic window:
- a CDS encoding ABC transporter ATP-binding protein has protein sequence MEAVVAAEELRKTYGETVALAGVSLSVGRGEVFGLIGPNGAGKTTLVRALTGTTTPDAGAARILGESPAAVDRDRLGVLPQSFAPPERLTARELLAYYAGLYEDARDPDDVLADVGLADADDTWYEKLSGGQRRRVCVGTALVNDPDVLFLDEPTTGIDPAGRRTVWRLIEDLADAGTTVFLTTHDMAEAERLADRVGLLADGDLVAVGAPAALVAEHGGASRLVVETAADPDELAALGHPVEPRNDGLVVREVEPAEIGRVVDALDDRGIEYTGLSWTEPDLEDVYLALAGETERLRTARATAPSAAAPADAAAGGERR, from the coding sequence ATGGAAGCCGTGGTCGCCGCCGAGGAGCTACGAAAGACGTACGGCGAGACGGTCGCGCTGGCGGGGGTGTCGCTGTCGGTCGGACGCGGCGAGGTGTTCGGCCTCATCGGCCCCAACGGCGCCGGCAAGACGACGCTCGTGCGCGCGCTGACGGGGACGACGACGCCGGACGCGGGCGCCGCGCGGATTCTGGGCGAGTCGCCGGCGGCCGTCGACCGCGACCGACTGGGCGTCCTGCCGCAGTCGTTCGCGCCACCCGAGCGACTCACTGCCCGCGAACTGCTCGCCTACTACGCCGGGCTCTACGAGGACGCCCGCGACCCCGACGACGTCCTCGCGGACGTCGGCCTCGCCGACGCCGACGACACCTGGTACGAGAAGCTCTCGGGCGGCCAGCGCCGGCGCGTCTGCGTCGGCACCGCGCTCGTCAACGACCCCGACGTGCTCTTCCTCGACGAGCCGACCACCGGCATCGACCCCGCCGGGCGGCGCACCGTCTGGCGGCTGATCGAGGACCTCGCCGACGCCGGGACGACCGTCTTTCTCACCACCCACGACATGGCCGAGGCCGAACGGCTGGCCGACCGCGTCGGCCTGCTCGCCGACGGCGACCTCGTCGCGGTCGGCGCGCCGGCGGCCCTCGTCGCCGAACACGGCGGCGCGAGCCGGCTCGTCGTCGAGACCGCGGCCGATCCCGACGAACTCGCCGCGCTCGGCCACCCCGTCGAGCCGCGAAACGACGGGCTCGTCGTCCGCGAGGTCGAACCGGCCGAGATCGGCCGCGTCGTCGACGCGCTCGACGACCGCGGGATCGAGTACACCGGTCTCTCGTGGACCGAGCCGGATCTTGAGGACGTCTACCTCGCGCTGGCGGGCGAGACGGAGCGCCTGCGGACCGCCCGGGCGACGGCGCCGTCGGCGGCGGCGCCGGCGGACGCCGCGGCCGGAGGTGAGCGGCGATGA
- a CDS encoding ABC transporter permease produces MTRTGRVRAAAGAEWRSFVRRRTAVFFTFFFPVILIVIFGALVRTDPTGGGLFAEPPAYYVPGYLATVVLFTPLSRLGSEVARHREDNRFEKLATTPLSRGEWLLAQTAVNAAIIGIASLLILALVVALTGAEIAFSALLVPYVLVGVVCFCGVGALLGSYTDSRDGAVAASNALGLPLLFLSETFVPLSQLPGWFGPVVNLSPLTYFARGVRAATYPAAGTPAVAGVDPVLANLAVLSALAVIAFALGARSIPRTD; encoded by the coding sequence ATGACCCGGACCGGGCGCGTCCGTGCGGCGGCGGGCGCCGAGTGGCGGTCGTTCGTCCGCCGGCGGACGGCCGTCTTCTTCACGTTCTTCTTCCCCGTCATCCTGATCGTCATCTTCGGGGCGCTCGTGCGCACGGACCCCACCGGCGGCGGCCTCTTCGCCGAGCCGCCGGCGTACTACGTGCCGGGCTATCTCGCCACCGTCGTCCTCTTCACGCCGCTGTCGCGGCTGGGCAGCGAGGTCGCCCGCCACCGCGAGGACAACCGCTTCGAGAAGCTGGCGACGACGCCGCTCTCCCGGGGGGAGTGGCTGCTCGCCCAGACGGCCGTCAACGCGGCCATCATCGGCATCGCGAGCCTGCTCATCCTCGCGCTGGTCGTCGCGCTGACCGGCGCCGAGATCGCGTTCTCGGCGCTGCTCGTTCCGTACGTGCTGGTCGGCGTCGTCTGCTTCTGTGGCGTCGGCGCGTTGCTGGGCAGTTACACCGACTCCCGCGACGGCGCCGTCGCCGCCAGCAACGCCCTCGGGCTGCCGTTGCTGTTCCTCTCGGAGACGTTCGTCCCGCTCTCGCAGCTCCCGGGCTGGTTCGGGCCCGTCGTGAACCTCTCGCCGCTGACCTACTTCGCCCGCGGGGTTCGGGCGGCGACGTACCCCGCGGCCGGAACGCCCGCCGTGGCCGGCGTCGACCCGGTTCTCGCCAACCTCGCCGTCCTGTCGGCCCTCGCCGTCATCGCGTTCGCGCTGGGCGCGCGGTCGATCCCCCGGACGGACTGA
- a CDS encoding Gfo/Idh/MocA family protein, with amino-acid sequence MDFRAAAIGLGGLGQLELEVLASLDGVEVVAGTDVSPDARRVFERQFDAPAYEDHESMLEDHGADVDVALIVTPHAFHYEQARACLEAGVHVYLEKPMVTEVDQAVELVELARDRELTLEVGYQRHFHPGFTEVKRLVDSGRLGRIHAANAYLGQNWVGLHEGTWRVDPALSGGGQLYDTGSHLLDALLWITGTEPLSVSARMQYDEPGIDVNSALSVELDREGDPVIAGVTVSGDGVDLVPSEGYAIWGTNGRVTFDGETIRLAERGAAVYESVVDARTDFTTLTTAKLENFLSSVAGGTEPAVPADVGLQVTALTEAAYAADREGRRVDVRELIDEAA; translated from the coding sequence ATGGATTTCCGCGCGGCGGCGATCGGTCTCGGCGGGCTCGGACAGCTCGAACTGGAGGTGCTGGCGAGCCTCGATGGCGTCGAGGTCGTCGCCGGCACCGACGTCTCGCCCGACGCCCGCCGCGTGTTCGAACGACAGTTCGACGCGCCGGCCTACGAGGACCACGAGTCGATGCTGGAGGACCACGGCGCGGACGTCGACGTCGCCCTGATCGTCACGCCCCACGCGTTCCACTACGAGCAGGCGCGGGCGTGTCTCGAAGCCGGCGTCCACGTCTACCTCGAGAAGCCGATGGTGACCGAGGTCGATCAGGCGGTGGAACTGGTCGAACTGGCCCGCGATCGGGAGCTGACCCTGGAGGTCGGCTACCAGCGCCACTTCCACCCGGGGTTCACCGAGGTAAAGCGCCTCGTCGACAGCGGACGCCTCGGGCGGATCCACGCCGCGAACGCCTACCTCGGACAGAACTGGGTCGGCCTCCACGAGGGGACCTGGCGGGTCGACCCCGCGCTGTCGGGCGGCGGACAGCTGTACGACACCGGCTCGCACCTCCTCGACGCGCTGCTGTGGATCACCGGGACGGAGCCGCTGTCGGTCTCCGCCCGAATGCAGTACGACGAGCCCGGGATCGACGTCAACAGCGCGCTCTCGGTGGAACTCGACCGGGAGGGCGACCCGGTGATCGCGGGGGTGACGGTGAGCGGCGACGGCGTCGACCTCGTCCCCTCGGAGGGGTACGCCATCTGGGGGACCAACGGCCGGGTCACCTTCGACGGCGAGACGATCCGCCTCGCGGAACGCGGCGCCGCGGTCTACGAGAGCGTGGTCGACGCCCGGACGGACTTCACGACGCTGACGACGGCGAAACTCGAGAACTTCCTCAGTTCGGTCGCCGGCGGCACCGAGCCGGCCGTCCCCGCCGACGTCGGCCTGCAGGTGACGGCGCTGACCGAGGCCGCCTACGCCGCCGACCGGGAGGGCAGGCGCGTCGACGTGCGCGAACTGATCGACGAGGCGGCCTGA
- a CDS encoding pyridoxamine 5'-phosphate oxidase family protein codes for MRVRGGLAREEVEAFLEATAVPVRVACRTPSGHLWMLSLWFLYRDGRLHCATSASADVVEYVESDPGVAFEVSTNEPPYRGVRGRGTAAVAPDEGKELLRALLERYLGGTDSPLADRLLAEGREEVRIAIDPDAVYGWDYSGRMRASE; via the coding sequence ATGCGCGTACGCGGCGGTCTCGCCCGCGAGGAGGTCGAGGCGTTCCTCGAAGCGACCGCGGTCCCCGTCAGGGTCGCCTGCCGGACGCCGTCGGGCCACCTCTGGATGCTCTCGCTGTGGTTCCTGTACCGCGACGGCCGACTGCACTGTGCGACGTCGGCGAGCGCCGACGTGGTCGAGTACGTCGAGTCGGACCCCGGCGTCGCGTTCGAGGTGTCGACGAACGAGCCGCCCTACCGCGGCGTCAGGGGCCGCGGCACCGCGGCGGTCGCGCCGGACGAGGGGAAGGAACTGCTGCGGGCGTTGCTCGAACGCTACCTCGGCGGGACGGACTCGCCGCTGGCCGACCGACTGCTCGCCGAGGGCAGGGAGGAGGTGCGGATCGCGATCGATCCCGACGCGGTGTACGGCTGGGACTACTCCGGGCGGATGCGAGCGTCCGAGTAG
- a CDS encoding LVIVD repeat-containing protein encodes MFRTRDCTTRRTVLKGLGATAVGLGAVGSTASANRGGGDRSPRLELVGHTTLGACDGANTHGAVNEDLDLAAVGSFVFGNNELRIIDISDPSDPEMVSTIGTDPEGHSSDIRNSDIHPTKPWVFTANEGGEDAGWAIVDASDRTDPTRFGPYTVEDSESGAHNVQTFGEDYLITAGHGRGIVVYDISDPGDPVEVSSFEEVHVHAAHVRGDYVYLAASGNGLYILDMSDPESPAVAASFDFEEEEGQDAPLRWAHHSVPHPSEDIVLVGEEIGTGEPGYKHVIDFDLDTGETNLRSSFQFPQHATMPTGKQGFWWTGHFSDWGVGDQEDVLFSGDYKAGVQVFDLSDPDDPVRIDQYLPTEGIGEVRREDPARLGLVDHVPFTWGAESQLAGDSGRVYVSDATTGFYVLTLEGY; translated from the coding sequence ATGTTCCGAACCCGTGACTGTACGACCCGTCGAACGGTGCTGAAAGGACTCGGCGCGACCGCGGTCGGCCTCGGTGCCGTGGGTTCCACGGCGAGCGCGAATCGGGGAGGTGGCGACCGGAGCCCGCGGCTGGAACTGGTCGGCCACACCACGCTCGGCGCGTGCGACGGCGCGAACACCCACGGCGCCGTAAACGAGGACCTCGATCTCGCCGCGGTCGGATCGTTCGTCTTCGGTAACAACGAATTGCGCATCATCGACATCTCTGACCCCTCCGACCCGGAGATGGTTTCGACGATCGGCACGGACCCCGAAGGCCACTCCAGCGACATCCGTAACTCGGACATCCATCCCACGAAACCGTGGGTGTTCACCGCCAACGAAGGCGGAGAAGATGCCGGTTGGGCCATCGTCGATGCGAGCGATCGTACGGATCCCACTCGCTTCGGCCCGTATACGGTCGAAGACTCCGAAAGTGGCGCCCACAACGTCCAGACCTTCGGCGAAGACTACCTCATCACGGCGGGCCACGGGCGCGGGATCGTCGTCTACGACATCTCCGATCCCGGGGACCCCGTGGAAGTGTCGAGCTTCGAGGAGGTCCACGTCCACGCCGCGCACGTCCGCGGTGACTACGTGTACCTCGCCGCCTCGGGCAATGGACTGTACATCCTCGACATGAGCGACCCCGAGAGCCCCGCGGTCGCTGCATCGTTCGACTTCGAGGAGGAGGAAGGCCAGGACGCCCCCCTCCGATGGGCCCATCATTCGGTCCCGCATCCTTCAGAAGACATCGTTCTGGTCGGCGAGGAGATCGGTACGGGCGAACCGGGGTACAAGCACGTTATCGACTTCGACCTCGACACCGGCGAGACGAACCTCCGATCCTCGTTCCAGTTCCCACAGCACGCCACCATGCCGACCGGCAAACAGGGCTTCTGGTGGACCGGACACTTCTCGGACTGGGGTGTCGGCGATCAGGAGGACGTGCTGTTCAGCGGCGATTACAAGGCCGGTGTCCAGGTGTTCGACCTCTCGGACCCCGACGACCCCGTACGGATCGACCAGTACCTGCCGACCGAGGGGATCGGCGAGGTTCGCCGCGAGGACCCCGCACGGCTGGGTCTGGTGGACCACGTCCCGTTCACGTGGGGCGCGGAGAGCCAACTCGCGGGAGACAGCGGCCGCGTCTACGTGTCCGACGCCACCACCGGCTTCTACGTCCTCACCCTCGAAGGGTACTGA
- a CDS encoding glycoside hydrolase family 15 protein, with the protein MTLRATLDDFKRNRGARTAFPGERRTTAGLFAGSDRRLVHVGRDGALRDFSYPLSGLYGIDRSRLGVCVDGETVWLDALEPTDQRYVDDTTLVRTTYETDAFALDRLDLAVDGEHVTHVAVESGPVEALVAFLAFAPDGREDRVGQLVHDEDVVEVYHRTERDYVASATGFEAVAGQLPEGLADVLAEEPTDHPTGEEASQYEDGRLGGYVVTRLPVEDGSAALLTSVRESPGAAAVADVAETAAGFADADALVEAASGRPAADRESVVADLRVVDLLSAPSGSRIAGPDFDPHYLYSGGYGYTWFRDDAEIARFLLESEATLDLDLGATHDASAAVYEATQLDDGTWPHRVWPVDGSLAPGWANDRVRGEGVDYQADQTASVLSFLAAYAETADERRDAVEPVVERGLDGLDATLADDGLPEPCQNAWENMAGRFTHTAATYLHAYAAVAAAPFDADRRDRAAERAREVYRALDDLWVDDRGVYALRARDGDLDDRLDSSTFALVDAHRAYGAIGEVDDERLDRLRSHVDATLAGLWRETDAVRGLVRFEGDDWRTRTQDDEKVWTVSTAWGANAAAAFAALADDDGYYRRSRELLAELLPGGSLCLASGYLPEQVFDDGTPDSATPLGWPHALRLATVAELDAADELTPVAERVDAGAVGN; encoded by the coding sequence ATGACCTTGCGCGCGACGCTGGACGATTTCAAGCGCAACAGGGGAGCGCGAACCGCGTTCCCGGGCGAGCGGCGGACGACGGCGGGACTCTTCGCGGGCAGCGACCGCCGGCTCGTTCACGTGGGCCGTGACGGTGCGCTGCGGGACTTCTCGTACCCGCTGTCGGGGCTGTACGGCATCGACCGCTCCCGGCTCGGCGTGTGCGTCGACGGCGAGACCGTCTGGCTCGACGCCCTCGAACCGACCGACCAGCGGTACGTCGACGACACGACGCTCGTGCGGACGACCTACGAGACCGACGCGTTCGCCCTCGACCGGCTCGACCTCGCCGTCGACGGCGAGCACGTCACCCACGTCGCGGTCGAGTCGGGGCCGGTCGAGGCGCTCGTGGCGTTCCTCGCTTTCGCCCCCGACGGCCGCGAGGACCGGGTCGGCCAGCTCGTCCACGACGAGGACGTCGTCGAGGTCTACCACCGGACCGAGCGCGACTACGTCGCGAGCGCGACCGGCTTCGAGGCGGTCGCCGGCCAGCTCCCCGAGGGCCTCGCCGACGTGCTCGCCGAGGAGCCGACGGACCACCCGACCGGCGAGGAGGCGAGCCAGTACGAGGACGGCCGCCTCGGCGGGTACGTGGTCACGCGGCTCCCGGTCGAGGACGGGAGCGCGGCGCTTCTCACGTCCGTCCGCGAGTCGCCCGGCGCCGCGGCCGTCGCGGACGTGGCCGAGACCGCCGCCGGCTTCGCCGACGCCGACGCGCTCGTCGAGGCCGCGTCCGGGCGCCCGGCCGCCGACCGCGAGAGCGTCGTCGCCGACCTCCGCGTCGTCGACCTGCTCTCCGCGCCGTCGGGGAGCCGGATCGCCGGCCCCGACTTCGACCCCCACTACCTCTACTCGGGGGGGTACGGCTACACGTGGTTCCGTGACGACGCCGAGATCGCCCGGTTCCTGCTGGAGAGCGAGGCGACCCTCGACCTCGACCTCGGGGCGACCCACGACGCCAGCGCGGCGGTCTACGAGGCGACGCAACTCGACGACGGCACCTGGCCCCACCGCGTCTGGCCGGTCGACGGCTCGCTGGCCCCCGGCTGGGCGAACGACCGCGTCCGCGGCGAGGGCGTCGACTATCAGGCCGACCAGACCGCGAGCGTCCTCTCGTTTCTCGCGGCGTACGCCGAGACGGCCGACGAGCGCCGCGACGCCGTCGAACCGGTCGTCGAGCGCGGCCTCGACGGCCTCGACGCGACGCTCGCCGACGACGGCCTCCCGGAGCCCTGCCAGAACGCCTGGGAGAACATGGCCGGCCGGTTCACCCACACCGCGGCGACGTACCTCCACGCCTACGCCGCGGTCGCCGCGGCTCCCTTCGACGCCGACCGCCGCGACCGGGCGGCCGAGCGCGCCCGCGAGGTCTACCGGGCGCTCGACGACCTGTGGGTCGACGACCGCGGCGTCTACGCCCTCCGCGCACGCGACGGCGACCTCGACGACCGCCTCGATTCGAGCACGTTCGCGCTCGTCGACGCCCACCGCGCCTACGGGGCGATCGGCGAGGTCGACGACGAGCGCCTCGACCGCCTGCGCTCGCACGTCGACGCCACGCTGGCGGGGCTGTGGCGCGAGACCGACGCCGTCCGCGGCCTGGTCCGCTTCGAGGGCGACGACTGGCGGACCCGCACGCAGGACGACGAGAAGGTCTGGACGGTCTCGACCGCGTGGGGGGCCAACGCGGCCGCCGCGTTCGCCGCGCTCGCGGACGACGACGGCTACTACCGGCGCTCGCGCGAGTTGCTCGCCGAGTTGCTCCCCGGCGGGAGCCTCTGTCTGGCGTCGGGGTACCTCCCCGAGCAGGTGTTCGACGACGGCACGCCCGACAGCGCGACGCCGCTGGGGTGGCCCCACGCGCTCCGGCTGGCGACCGTCGCCGAACTCGACGCGGCGGACGAACTGACGCCGGTCGCCGAGCGCGTGGACGCGGGCGCCGTCGGGAACTGA
- a CDS encoding alpha-amylase family glycosyl hydrolase, whose protein sequence is MDHPGPPRFCAVGETVELAPRAPDTEATYEWTVRDRPDGSDVSAPEAPVWHLEPDVPGTYRLELRTPEDRFEQRVRAFPDPRESVAFERDRDALPEHDPEEVSVLGPFNEHLAGRDRPTLEDGTYVYEVDLPPGRHRHAFIVGEDFENAVWDELEVPGPGRPRVRLDGERDGDEVVVTADAVPGTDSESDADDLAVEFLVDDRDPLADDDLVVEGHEARVPLAALDDSVRVHAVAVGERHGVADRLAVAPDGSVDRVNDPPEWARDAVVYEIFVRSFTDAGTFEALERRVPYLESLGVDCVWLTPILESPTDHGYHTTDYFETAADLGTRAEFESFVERCHEAGVRVVFDLVINHTGREHAAFDMSAALVDGYEDWYVWEPLSESGVDPAALADGREDGGPPARTREDGRVEVAQHYFNWRGIPNVDYDSLAVREFFLSVIDEWADVVDGFRCDVAWGVPHGFWKEVSDRVTSRDPEFLLLDETIPRDPDYAESEFDVHYDTTLYGALRDVGNGERPAADLLEAATAPEREGFPDWSLHMRYVENHDESRYLDECGADAQRAAVAAVLTLPGVPMIYYGQERGATEYRGTMPWEGDAASTAFHRRLVAARRDSRALSRGDLVPVAHESDAEGAVAFAREADGEAVVVALNFGAEPARVRVDRPLAATDLVSGDPLDAERDGDATVLSVADVVVARVDDGR, encoded by the coding sequence ATGGACCATCCAGGCCCGCCGCGGTTCTGCGCCGTCGGCGAGACGGTCGAACTCGCGCCGCGAGCGCCAGATACCGAGGCGACCTACGAGTGGACGGTACGCGACCGCCCCGACGGGAGCGACGTCTCGGCGCCGGAGGCACCCGTCTGGCACCTCGAACCGGACGTCCCGGGCACCTACCGGCTCGAACTCCGGACGCCCGAGGACCGGTTCGAACAGCGCGTCCGCGCGTTCCCCGACCCGCGCGAGTCCGTGGCGTTCGAACGCGACCGCGACGCCCTCCCCGAGCACGACCCCGAGGAAGTCTCCGTGCTCGGCCCGTTCAACGAACACCTCGCGGGCCGCGACCGGCCGACCCTCGAGGACGGCACTTACGTCTACGAGGTCGACCTGCCGCCGGGGCGTCACCGTCACGCGTTCATCGTCGGCGAGGACTTCGAGAACGCCGTCTGGGACGAACTGGAGGTGCCCGGTCCCGGACGGCCGCGGGTCCGCCTCGACGGCGAGCGCGACGGCGACGAGGTCGTCGTGACCGCCGACGCGGTCCCGGGGACCGACAGCGAGTCCGACGCCGACGACCTCGCGGTGGAGTTCCTCGTCGACGACCGCGACCCGCTCGCCGACGACGACCTCGTCGTCGAGGGACACGAGGCCCGCGTTCCGCTCGCGGCCCTCGACGACTCGGTTCGCGTCCACGCGGTCGCCGTCGGCGAGCGCCACGGCGTGGCCGACCGCCTCGCGGTCGCCCCCGACGGGAGCGTCGACCGCGTCAACGACCCGCCTGAGTGGGCCCGCGACGCCGTCGTCTACGAGATTTTCGTTCGCTCGTTCACCGACGCCGGCACCTTCGAGGCGCTCGAACGCCGGGTGCCGTACCTCGAATCGCTGGGCGTCGACTGCGTCTGGCTGACGCCGATCCTCGAGAGTCCGACCGACCACGGCTACCACACGACCGACTACTTCGAGACGGCCGCCGACCTCGGAACGCGTGCGGAGTTCGAGTCGTTCGTCGAGCGCTGCCACGAGGCGGGCGTCCGGGTCGTCTTCGACCTCGTGATCAACCACACCGGCCGCGAGCACGCCGCCTTCGACATGAGCGCGGCGCTCGTCGACGGCTACGAGGACTGGTACGTCTGGGAGCCCCTCTCGGAGTCCGGCGTCGACCCCGCGGCCCTCGCGGACGGCCGCGAGGACGGCGGCCCGCCGGCGCGGACCCGCGAGGACGGCCGGGTCGAGGTGGCACAGCACTACTTCAACTGGCGGGGCATCCCGAACGTCGACTACGACTCGCTGGCCGTCCGCGAGTTCTTCCTCTCGGTGATCGACGAGTGGGCCGACGTCGTCGACGGCTTCCGCTGTGACGTCGCGTGGGGAGTCCCTCACGGCTTCTGGAAGGAGGTCTCCGACCGCGTCACGTCCCGCGACCCGGAGTTCCTGCTGCTCGACGAGACCATCCCCCGCGACCCCGACTACGCCGAGTCGGAGTTCGACGTCCACTACGACACCACCCTCTACGGCGCGCTCCGGGACGTCGGCAACGGCGAGCGCCCCGCCGCCGACCTGCTCGAGGCCGCGACCGCCCCCGAGCGCGAGGGGTTCCCCGACTGGTCGCTGCACATGCGCTACGTCGAGAACCACGACGAGTCGCGCTACCTCGACGAGTGTGGCGCCGACGCCCAGCGGGCGGCCGTCGCCGCCGTGTTGACGCTGCCGGGCGTCCCGATGATCTACTACGGTCAGGAGCGGGGCGCGACCGAGTACCGCGGGACGATGCCGTGGGAGGGCGACGCCGCGTCGACGGCGTTCCACCGCCGGCTGGTCGCCGCCCGCCGCGACTCGCGGGCGCTCTCGCGGGGTGATCTCGTCCCCGTGGCCCACGAGTCCGACGCCGAGGGGGCCGTCGCCTTCGCCCGCGAGGCCGACGGCGAGGCGGTCGTCGTCGCGCTGAACTTCGGGGCGGAACCGGCGCGCGTGCGCGTCGACCGCCCGCTCGCGGCGACCGACCTCGTCTCGGGCGACCCGCTCGACGCCGAGCGCGACGGGGACGCGACCGTCCTGTCGGTCGCCGACGTCGTCGTCGCGCGGGTCGACGACGGCCGCTGA
- a CDS encoding ABC transporter ATP-binding protein: MASLRVENLRKEYDRGSIVAVDDLDLEVDDGQFVTVVGPSGCGKTTTLRMIAGLEKPTAGSIYLDGEEVTDRSARTRDIAMVFQNYALYPHKTVFQNMAFGLRMSTDLSTDERREKVEWAAEMLDIGELLEKTPDELSGGQKQRVALGRAIVREPKLFLFDEPLSNLDAKLRTTMRAEIQRLQDELGITSVYVTHDQEEAMTMGDEIVILKDGELQQTGAPKDVYERPANRFVGGFIGSPSMNFVDVTVRTAGGDLVLASEAFRYAPSASLAADLDVADGDSVTFGIRPEDVRPAGPGEDGIDATVEVVEPIGSDNYLYLDVGAADDFIARVDADVEPAVGEVLPIAFDDDKIRLFDGETGESLLHSSEAVPTPEA; encoded by the coding sequence ATGGCAAGTCTGCGAGTCGAGAACCTCCGTAAGGAGTACGACAGGGGGTCGATCGTCGCGGTCGACGACCTCGACCTGGAGGTCGACGACGGCCAGTTCGTCACCGTCGTCGGCCCCTCGGGGTGTGGCAAGACGACGACCCTGCGGATGATCGCGGGGCTCGAAAAGCCCACCGCGGGGTCGATCTACCTCGACGGCGAGGAGGTCACCGACCGGAGCGCGCGGACGCGGGACATCGCGATGGTGTTCCAGAACTACGCGCTGTACCCGCACAAGACCGTCTTCCAGAACATGGCCTTCGGCCTGCGGATGAGCACCGACCTCTCGACGGACGAACGCCGCGAGAAAGTCGAGTGGGCCGCCGAGATGCTCGACATCGGCGAACTCCTCGAGAAGACGCCCGACGAACTCTCCGGCGGGCAGAAACAGCGGGTGGCGCTCGGGCGTGCGATCGTCCGCGAGCCCAAACTGTTCCTGTTCGACGAACCGCTCTCGAACCTCGACGCCAAACTCCGGACGACGATGCGCGCGGAGATCCAGCGCCTGCAGGACGAACTCGGCATCACGTCGGTGTACGTCACCCACGATCAGGAGGAGGCGATGACGATGGGCGACGAGATCGTCATCCTCAAAGACGGCGAACTCCAGCAGACCGGCGCGCCGAAGGACGTCTACGAGCGGCCGGCAAACCGGTTCGTCGGCGGCTTCATCGGCTCGCCGTCGATGAACTTCGTCGACGTCACCGTTCGGACGGCCGGCGGCGACCTCGTCCTCGCCAGCGAGGCGTTCCGGTACGCGCCGTCGGCGTCGCTGGCCGCCGACCTCGACGTCGCGGACGGCGACTCGGTGACCTTCGGGATCCGGCCCGAGGACGTCCGCCCCGCGGGGCCCGGCGAGGACGGGATCGACGCCACCGTCGAGGTCGTCGAACCGATCGGCAGCGACAACTACCTCTACCTCGACGTCGGCGCCGCGGACGACTTCATCGCGCGCGTCGACGCCGACGTCGAACCGGCGGTCGGCGAGGTCCTCCCGATCGCCTTCGACGACGACAAGATTCGTCTGTTCGACGGCGAGACCGGCGAGTCGCTGCTGCATTCGAGCGAGGCCGTCCCGACGCCCGAGGCCTGA
- a CDS encoding TrmB family transcriptional regulator, with protein sequence MDDTTLSDRLRQLGLSEKEIATYLTILEHGEAKASTVADDAGVSKRYVYSVSEKLDDRGFVEVLDHAVPTTIRANPPEEVVADLTSDLQALEPALVDRYGDAPEQEREFEVIKTRTTILKRIKELLARAEDEVTVSIPAPLLGEVEDRLRETVDRGVLVILLVTGDGDGTLGPERFDGVASVVRVWEENAPVIVTADRQFGLFAPNEMLVRTNAGKQGIAIAQAQLVPIIVGSFFGNYWPMATQAYVTDPVDLPRTFTGFRHAVLQATLHLEVGDEVRVSAEARPVGTDDEYGAVEGTLVGVRQGLIEPTRDVFAVENALIVETDDGERVSVGGEGAFVEDYEARTATLEPAVPE encoded by the coding sequence ATGGACGACACGACGCTTTCGGACCGGCTCCGACAGCTTGGGTTGTCGGAGAAGGAGATCGCCACCTACCTGACGATCCTCGAACACGGGGAGGCGAAAGCGAGCACCGTCGCCGACGACGCCGGCGTCTCGAAACGCTACGTCTACAGCGTAAGCGAGAAACTCGACGACCGCGGGTTCGTCGAGGTGCTCGACCACGCCGTGCCGACGACGATCCGGGCGAACCCGCCCGAGGAGGTCGTCGCCGACCTGACGAGCGACCTGCAGGCGCTCGAACCGGCGCTGGTCGACCGCTACGGCGACGCCCCCGAGCAGGAACGGGAGTTCGAGGTGATCAAGACCCGGACGACGATCCTCAAACGGATCAAGGAACTGCTCGCGCGGGCCGAAGACGAGGTGACGGTGTCGATTCCCGCGCCGCTGCTCGGGGAGGTCGAGGATCGGCTGCGCGAGACGGTCGACCGGGGCGTGCTGGTGATCCTGCTGGTCACCGGCGACGGCGACGGCACCCTCGGGCCCGAGCGGTTCGACGGCGTCGCCAGCGTCGTCCGCGTCTGGGAGGAGAACGCCCCCGTGATCGTCACGGCCGACCGGCAGTTCGGGCTGTTCGCGCCGAACGAGATGCTCGTCCGGACGAACGCCGGCAAGCAGGGGATCGCCATCGCACAGGCGCAACTCGTCCCGATCATCGTCGGCTCGTTCTTCGGCAACTACTGGCCGATGGCGACCCAGGCGTACGTCACCGACCCCGTGGACCTCCCCCGGACGTTCACCGGCTTCAGACACGCCGTCCTGCAGGCGACGCTGCACCTGGAGGTCGGCGACGAGGTCCGCGTGAGCGCCGAGGCGCGGCCGGTCGGCACCGACGACGAGTACGGCGCCGTCGAGGGGACGCTCGTCGGCGTCCGACAGGGGCTGATCGAGCCGACGCGGGACGTCTTCGCCGTCGAGAACGCCCTGATCGTCGAGACCGACGACGGCGAGCGGGTGAGCGTCGGCGGCGAGGGCGCGTTCGTCGAGGACTACGAGGCGCGGACGGCGACGCTCGAACCCGCCGTCCCCGAGTAA